The Rhizobium sp. CCGE531 genomic sequence AACTTGGCATGACTGGCGTCATGGTCCAGGCTTTCAACATCATCCAGGATAGAATTGCCCGCGCTCGTCTGGCCGGCGATCCACCGGATCTCGCGCTGCATCCACGCCTTAGCGATATCGGCCTGTCGGAGTTCCATCGCGCCGGCGAGGCTATCGAACGCGGCTACGAGGAAGCTCTGACAAGATTGCCGGAAATCCGCCGTATGCAGGAAGCCTACGCGCGCTAAAGCAATTCCAGGAAAAGTGCGCAGCGGTTTTCCGCCGGGAATTGTGAGAAAACAAAGAGACAGAGCGGTTCAGAGTTTCCGTGAAAAGCTGAGCCGCACTAAGGTGTAAATCAAAGTTGGTAGATCAATTTGGGCCTCTCCGCCGAGAGCAGGAGAGGCTCTGTCGATGCCGGACAATCCGGCCCTTCGCTTTCTGCTCAAGACGTTCTCCGCGACAATCGACCCGCTGGGTCGATTGCTTCGGCGACACCGAACCGCTCCTCACCCTCACCCGGCGATATAGGCTTTGATCTGCTCGGCCTCGAGTTCGATCTCGCGGATGCGCCATTTGACGACGTCGCCGATCGAGATGATGCCGGAAAGCTTGCCTTTTTCCTCGACGGGGACGTGACGGAAGCGGCGCATCGTCATCAGCTCCATCAACTCGTCGGTCGTGGTGTCTTCCTTGCAGCGATGCACCTTCGCCGTCATCAGCGAGGCGATCGGCTTTTCAAGGCATTCATGGCCATACTTGGCAACGGCATTGACGACATCCCGCTCGGTGAAGATGCCGGAAATCTTACCGCCCGGCCCGACGACCACGATGGCGCCGATGCGCTTCTCGTTGAGAATCTTCGCGGCCTCGGCAACGGTCGTGTTGCCGCCGGTCGTAACGACGTCGCGACCCTTGGCTTCCAGTATGGCCTTTACGGAAACTGGCATTCGATCCTCCCATCTCGAAAGCATGATGAACACTTGAAGGTCCGATATGTTCCGAAATTACCCCCGGAGCTCAAACCGGCGCCTGCCCGTCGGTCGGGTCGATCTCCTCTATCCGCGACCGACGGATGATAATGGTGCGCCTGTGTCTGCGAGAAAGCAACAGCTCATTCATCGAGCGCTAAGGGTTCCTGGGCCTCCTCGCGCGGCTGCCGGTCGAACAATGCAAAAAGCAGAAATCCGAACAGGAAGCCACCGATATGGGCATCCCATGCGACCGGCTGCGAACTGTCGCCGGCAAGCGTGATT encodes the following:
- a CDS encoding CBS domain-containing protein, with protein sequence MPVSVKAILEAKGRDVVTTGGNTTVAEAAKILNEKRIGAIVVVGPGGKISGIFTERDVVNAVAKYGHECLEKPIASLMTAKVHRCKEDTTTDELMELMTMRRFRHVPVEEKGKLSGIISIGDVVKWRIREIELEAEQIKAYIAG